The following proteins are co-located in the Doryrhamphus excisus isolate RoL2022-K1 chromosome 3, RoL_Dexc_1.0, whole genome shotgun sequence genome:
- the LOC131125161 gene encoding phosphoglucomutase-1-like isoform X2 yields the protein MLPRPGPANDAVTNKIYQISRTIEEFAICPGLRLDLTTLGKQTFDLENKFKPFTVEIVDSVEPYANLMRNIFDFAALKELLSGENHIKIRLDAMHGVLGPYVKRILCEELGCPANSAINCVPMENFGGQHPDPNLLYAADLIDSMRDGECDFGAAFDGDGDRNIILGRHGVFVTPSDSVAVIADNIFCIPYFQHSGVRGFARSMPTSAALDRVAKATKIELYETPPGWKFFGNLMDAGRLSLCGEESFGTSADHLRERDGLWAVLAWLSILASRRQSVEDILKDHWLKYGRNYFTRYDYDNIDIDTACEMMEDLELLIADKSFAKQRFAVEDKIYKVEKADNFEYTDPVDSTISRNQGLRIIFSDGSRIIYILSGTCSDGATVRIYLDSYEKEHIFQDAQVVLAPLATIAVKISQLHLRTGRNGPSVIT from the exons ATGCTGCCTCGTCCAGGACCAGCCAACGATGCTGTCACAAACAAGATCTACCAGATCAGCAGAACCATTGAGGAATTCGCCATCTGCCCAGGACTCAGACTGGATCTAACTACGCTTGGTAAACAGACATTTGATCTGGAGAACAAGTTCAAACCTTTCACAG TGGAAATCGTGGACTCTGTCGAGCCCTACGCAAACCTGATGAGAAACATCTTTGACTTTGCTGCCCTGAAAGAGCTATTATCAGGCGAGAATCACATCAAGATAAGATTGGATGCAATGCATGGAG TACTAGGCCCTTATGTGAAGAGAATACTGTGTGAGGAGCTGGGCTGTCCTGCCAATTCTGCCATTAACTGTGTCCCGATGGAGAACTTTGGAGGTCAACACCCCGATCCGAACCTCCTCTACGCTGCAgatttgattgacagcatgAGGGATGGAGAGTGTGACTTCGGTGCAGCTTTTGATGGTGATGGG GATCGTAACATTATCCTCGGGAGGCACGGTGTCTTCGTCACCCCGTCTGACTCTGTGGCTGTGATTGCTGACAACATCTTCTGCATCCCGTACTTTCAGCACAGCGGGGTGAGGGGCTTCGCTCGCAGCATGCCCACAAGTGCAGCCTTAGACAG AGTAGCCAAGGCAACCAAAATAGAGCTATATGAAACTCCCCCTGGGTGGAAGTTCTTTGGAAACCTAATGGATGCGGGTCGGCTCTCTTTGTGTGGAGAGGAAAGCTTTGGGACAA GTGCGGACCATCTTCGTGAGAGGGATGGGCTTTGGGCTGTGCTCGCGTGGCTGTCCATCCTGGCCTCCAGGAGACAAAGTGTGGAGGATATACTTAAGGACCACTGGCTCAAATATGGGAGAAATTATTTTACCAG ATATGACTATGACAACATAGACATTGATACAGCCTGTGAAATGATGGAGGATCTGGAGCTCCTGATTGCTGACAAGTCCTTTGCGAAGCAGAGATTTGCAGTGGAAGATAAAATTTACAAAGTTGAAAAAGCAGACAATTTTGAATACACAGACCCAGTTGACAGCACCATCTCCCGGAACCAG GGTCTACggattattttctctgatggtTCTCGGATCATCTACATACTCAGCGGAACATGTAGTGATGGGGCCACAGTTCGGATCTACCTTGACAGCTATGAGAAAGAACACATTTTTCAAGATGCACAG GTGGTGCTGGCACCGTTGGCAACAATTGCAGTCAAGATATCCCAGCTCCATCTCAGGACCGGTCGAAACGGTCCATCTGTTATTACATGA
- the LOC131125161 gene encoding phosphoglucomutase-1-like isoform X1 codes for MDSPLRVLTVPTSPYPDQRPGTNGLRRKVRVFQTRRNYLHNFIQSIFSSIDLRDRQGSTVVVGGDGRFFNQTAIEVVVQMAAANGVGRLIVGHHGLMSTPASSCVIRKSKAIGGIILTASRHPAGPDGDFGMKFNSANGGPANDAVTNKIYQISRTIEEFAICPGLRLDLTTLGKQTFDLENKFKPFTVEIVDSVEPYANLMRNIFDFAALKELLSGENHIKIRLDAMHGVLGPYVKRILCEELGCPANSAINCVPMENFGGQHPDPNLLYAADLIDSMRDGECDFGAAFDGDGDRNIILGRHGVFVTPSDSVAVIADNIFCIPYFQHSGVRGFARSMPTSAALDRVAKATKIELYETPPGWKFFGNLMDAGRLSLCGEESFGTSADHLRERDGLWAVLAWLSILASRRQSVEDILKDHWLKYGRNYFTRYDYDNIDIDTACEMMEDLELLIADKSFAKQRFAVEDKIYKVEKADNFEYTDPVDSTISRNQGLRIIFSDGSRIIYILSGTCSDGATVRIYLDSYEKEHIFQDAQVVLAPLATIAVKISQLHLRTGRNGPSVIT; via the exons atggacagTCCTTTGCGGGTTTTGACTGTCCCTACATCCCCTTACCCCGATCAGAGACCCGGTACCAACGGCCTGAGAAGAAAAGTGCGTGTCTTCCAAACAAGGAGGAACTATCTGCACAACTTCATCCAGAGTATCTTCTCCTCCATCGACCTCCGTGACCGCCAGGGTTCCACAGTGGTGGTGGGGGGAGATGGACGCTTCTTTAACCAAACAGCTATTGAGGTCGTTGTGCAGATGGCAGCTGCCAATGGG GTGGGTCGTCTCATCGTTGGACACCATGGGTTGATGTCCACTCCGGCCAGCTCCTGTGTAATCAGGAAATCCAAAGCAATTGGTGGCATCATCCTCACTGCCAGTCGTCACCCTGCAGGGCCTGATGGAGACTTTGGCATGAAGTTTAACTCTGCAAATGGAG GACCAGCCAACGATGCTGTCACAAACAAGATCTACCAGATCAGCAGAACCATTGAGGAATTCGCCATCTGCCCAGGACTCAGACTGGATCTAACTACGCTTGGTAAACAGACATTTGATCTGGAGAACAAGTTCAAACCTTTCACAG TGGAAATCGTGGACTCTGTCGAGCCCTACGCAAACCTGATGAGAAACATCTTTGACTTTGCTGCCCTGAAAGAGCTATTATCAGGCGAGAATCACATCAAGATAAGATTGGATGCAATGCATGGAG TACTAGGCCCTTATGTGAAGAGAATACTGTGTGAGGAGCTGGGCTGTCCTGCCAATTCTGCCATTAACTGTGTCCCGATGGAGAACTTTGGAGGTCAACACCCCGATCCGAACCTCCTCTACGCTGCAgatttgattgacagcatgAGGGATGGAGAGTGTGACTTCGGTGCAGCTTTTGATGGTGATGGG GATCGTAACATTATCCTCGGGAGGCACGGTGTCTTCGTCACCCCGTCTGACTCTGTGGCTGTGATTGCTGACAACATCTTCTGCATCCCGTACTTTCAGCACAGCGGGGTGAGGGGCTTCGCTCGCAGCATGCCCACAAGTGCAGCCTTAGACAG AGTAGCCAAGGCAACCAAAATAGAGCTATATGAAACTCCCCCTGGGTGGAAGTTCTTTGGAAACCTAATGGATGCGGGTCGGCTCTCTTTGTGTGGAGAGGAAAGCTTTGGGACAA GTGCGGACCATCTTCGTGAGAGGGATGGGCTTTGGGCTGTGCTCGCGTGGCTGTCCATCCTGGCCTCCAGGAGACAAAGTGTGGAGGATATACTTAAGGACCACTGGCTCAAATATGGGAGAAATTATTTTACCAG ATATGACTATGACAACATAGACATTGATACAGCCTGTGAAATGATGGAGGATCTGGAGCTCCTGATTGCTGACAAGTCCTTTGCGAAGCAGAGATTTGCAGTGGAAGATAAAATTTACAAAGTTGAAAAAGCAGACAATTTTGAATACACAGACCCAGTTGACAGCACCATCTCCCGGAACCAG GGTCTACggattattttctctgatggtTCTCGGATCATCTACATACTCAGCGGAACATGTAGTGATGGGGCCACAGTTCGGATCTACCTTGACAGCTATGAGAAAGAACACATTTTTCAAGATGCACAG GTGGTGCTGGCACCGTTGGCAACAATTGCAGTCAAGATATCCCAGCTCCATCTCAGGACCGGTCGAAACGGTCCATCTGTTATTACATGA
- the LOC131125475 gene encoding leptin receptor gene-related protein-like yields the protein MSTVKALVGLSFSGAIGLTFLLLGCAPPQYGVYWPMFVMVFYILSPIPGMISKRLSDSSDASHNPCKELAYFITTGIVVSAFGLPIVLARNTTIAWGACAFVITGNVVVFLTIFGFFAVFGNSDELGWEQC from the exons ATGTCTACCGTTAAAG CTCTGGTCGGGTTGTCCTTTAGTGGTGCCATTGGGCTGACATTTCTGCTTCTGGGTTGTGCACCGCCACAGTATGG agttTACTGGCCGATGTTTGTCATGGTTTTTTACATCTTGAGCCCGATCCCAGGCATGATATCAAAGCGTCTGAGTGACAGTTCTGACGCTTCCCACAATCCCTGCAAAGAGCTGGCCTATTTCATAACAACTGGCATTGTTGTATCAGCTTTTGGGCTGCCCATTGTCCTCGCCCGCAACACCACA ATCGCGTGGGGGGCCTGTGCCTTTGTGATTACAGGAAACGTCGTTGTCTTCCTCACaatctttggcttttttgcggTGTTTGGAAACAGTGATGAGTTAGGCTGGGAGCAGTGCTAA
- the LOC131125162 gene encoding angiopoietin-related protein 3-like, giving the protein MIDMLVYKAHAPLWFSVQSKRGETAVSSKRQNNMKTILISLLVLAVACLPVLCGREEQPTLQPEAPAETRSHFAALDDVRLLANGLLQLGQSLREFVHKTKGQINDIFQKLNIFDRSFNQLSVLASEIKEEEEELKKTAVVLRANNEEIKGLSDKISSKVDTIMLEKSHLQSKVDGLEEKLRSLSQGMFTSDQVGEINGLREVITSQEQSIMELLKAVREQSDQLNYQRIKIKNLEEKLVASSLAQETIERMPESFISEAPTLSPYLASSKKNAVMDIPSDCSELFNRGEKMSGVYAIRPNGSEPFMAFCDMSGDHGATVIQRRKDGSVNFDQTWEKYANGFGDFHGEFWLGLNKIGSLAAQGNYVLHIQLEDWKQNKRFVEYSFGLSSAESNYTLHLKLLSGDLTDPMRNHTGRMFSTKDRDNNKNRDSNCAHHYTGGWWFNSCGDTNLNGRYFLMRHKGRSGSDRRRGILLKPGRKASYSLRFTQISIHPLSTTSISFSEIGAFLSNNTDIL; this is encoded by the exons ATGATTGACATGCTTGTGTATAAAGCTCATGCCCCCCTGTGGTTCTCCGTCCAGTCAAAGAGGGGGGAGACAGCTGTCAGCAGTAAGAGGCAgaacaacatgaaaacaattctgATATCCTTACTTGTCCTTGCTGTTGCTTGTCTCCCCGTCCTTTGCGGCAGAGAGGAGCAGCCCACCCTCCAACCCGAGGCCCCTGCCGAAACCCGCTCACACTTTGCTGCTCTGGATGATGTGCGTCTCCTAGCGAACGGCCTCCTCCAGCTGGGCCAGAGCCTGCGGGAGTTTGTGCACAAGACAAAAGGGCAGATCAATGACATCTTCCAAAAACTTAACATTTTTGACCGCTCCTTCAACCAGCTGTCTGTGCTGGCCAGTGAAatcaaggaggaggaagaggagctcaAGAAGACCGCTGTGGTGCTGAGGGCCAACAATGAAGAGATCAAAGGCTTGTCTGACAAGATCAGCTCCAAGGTGGACACCATCATGCTGGAGAAAAGCCACCTGCAGAGCAAGGTGGACGGCCTGGAGGAGAAGCTGAGAAGTCTGTCTCAGGGCATGTTTACCAGCGACCAAGTAGGAGAGATCAACGGCCTTAGG GAAGTGATTACCAGCCAGGAGCAAAGCATCATGGAGCTTCTGAAGGCTGTGAGGGAGCAAAGTGATCAACTCAACTACCAAAGGATAAAGATCAAGAATCTGGAGGAAAAG CTTGTAGCCAGTTCCTTAGCCCAGGAGACAATTGAAAGGATGCCTGAATCCTTCATCAGTGAAGCGCCAACACTCAGCCCTTATCTGGCCTCCAGCAAGAAAAATGCTGTCATGG ATATCCCATCTGACTGCAGTGAATTGTTCAACAGAGGTGAGAAAATGAGTGGAGTGTACGCCATCAGGCCAAATGGATCCGAGCCTTTCATGGCATTTTGCGACATGAGTGGAG ATCACGGAGCAACAGTCATCCAGCGCAGGAAGGATGGTTCGGTGAACTTTGATCAAACCtgggaaaaatatgcaaatggaTTTGGAGATTTTCACG GGGAGTTTTGGCTGGGTCTCAACAAGATCGGTTCTCTAGCTGCTCAGGGCAACTACGTCCTTCACATTCAGCTGGAAGACTGGAAACAGAACAAGCGCTTTGTTGAATACAGTTTTGGCCTCAGCAGTGCAGAGAGCAACTACACCCTTCATCTCAAGCTGCTGTCAGGAGATCTGACTGACCCCATGAGGAACCACACAGGCAGGATGTTCTCCACTAAGGATAGAGACAATAACAAAAACCGGGATTCCAACTGTGCCCACCACTACACAG GTGGTTGGTGGTTCAACAGTTGTGGAGACACCAACTTGAATGGGAGGTACTTCCTAATGAGACATAAAGGACGTTCGGGTTCAGATCGCCGGCGAGGGATCCTTTTAAAACCAGGACGTAAAGCTTCTTATTCGCTCAGGTTCACACAGATTTCTATCCATCCCCTCAGCACCACCTCAATCTCATTCTCTGAGATCGGTGCCTTTCTTTCCAACAACACAGACATTCTCTAA